A segment of the Leptospira hartskeerlii genome:
ATTGTTGTTTTTTGTCGCTTATGAATTTTATAAGTTCTTTTGGGTTTTGATCCCAGTGTTTATCAAATTCGAAAAATAATCCTTTGATCTTTCCCTGAGAGTTAACCCAGAATACAGAATCAGGATGATCTATATCTCCGTTTTTATTGGAAGAAAATGCCATAATTCCAAAAAGCCTGGCAAGTTCGAAAGCCCTACCCCTCGATTCCAGTCGGATAAATTTAGTTTCAGATTTAAGATCGGAAAAATATTTCTCGAAACGTTCTTCAGTGTCTTTTTCGGGATCTAAGCTTACAAATACTAGTCTAAGATTTTTTTGTTTCGAAATTAGGTTTTTCAATTTTTGCAAACTACCATGGCAAATGGTTTTACAGTTTAGATATCCGAAATAGACCAGATTCTCTTTTCCGATTAAAGTTTTGCGTATATCTACAGTTTTACCGTCTTCTTCACTTATTTGAAATTTAGGAAGATTTCTATCTGCTTCCATCATTCCGGAAGAAGAGCTCGGTAAAAAATAGAATAACGGAAAAATTACCGTTAATCCACCTATTGCAAATTTCCAAATAGCCGTTTGCATTTTGCTAAGAGGTATTTAAAAACCCTCTAATATTACCAAAGACGAATAACTTTCTTTTTATTCAAAAAATTTCCTAAAGAAAGGCCTTAAGAATTAAAG
Coding sequences within it:
- a CDS encoding SCO family protein gives rise to the protein MMEADRNLPKFQISEEDGKTVDIRKTLIGKENLVYFGYLNCKTICHGSLQKLKNLISKQKNLRLVFVSLDPEKDTEERFEKYFSDLKSETKFIRLESRGRAFELARLFGIMAFSSNKNGDIDHPDSVFWVNSQGKIKGLFFEFDKHWDQNPKELIKFISDKKQQ